AACATATAAAAATGCAACTAAAATATCGTCACCGTTTAGATTACTTGACTATTCCCTCTGCCATTTTTGCCCCATATTTATTAAAATATACATGTCAGATAGTAACTCATTCCTATTCTTTAAACGATATAATTAAAAAAAAATATAGAGTAAAAAATAGTATAGTTATACCTAACGGAATTGATAATTTCTGGTTTTATCCACTAAATGACTGTAATTTATCAGAACTTAATCACATAGTTACCGACGATAATTTTAAAATATTTTTCCACGGAAGGCTTGCTCCTGAAAAAGGTATAGATTTGTTAATCAAAGCAGTCTCTAAATTTTTGAAAGATAAGCCAAAAACAGTACTATACATTGCAGGAGAAGGTGAATATAAAAAAGGTTTAATAAAACTATGCGAGAAACTAAAAATAAAAGATCATGTTATTTTCCTCGGAAATTTAAATAGATTAGATATTAAATTTATCTTGAAAAATGTTGATCTCGCTATATATCCATCACGATTTGACACTTTTTGCTTAGCTGTAATGGAAGCATTCGCATGTTCAAACTGCCCTGTATGTTTTTCTAAAAATGCTGGAATCTATGATTTTGTTGTTGCAGATGGATATCAACTTAAATCATTTGAGCCAAATGTTGATGACATTGTTGAGATACTTAACTCACAATATACTGGAACAGACGAAAACCTGGTTACTATGCAAAAAAAATTTGCCGAAAGATATACATGGAACCATATTATTGAAAAATATGTAAATTTATATGAGAGCCACTCAATCCAATAATATCGAATTCATCTATGATTGAGTACTTTAAGAAGTAACTGTATATCGTCTTTTGAAAATACATTAAGTGAAAAAATAGAAACAATGTATATAATTCCCCCAATAAATGCTAATGTGAACATATTCAAAGATGGGAATTTTATTAAGGTTAACCCCATCACTCCTGAAGCGATAAATAGTTTTAATAGATCCACATTAACAAAATGTAGTGATAAATTTACATATATAAAGTAAAACTCTATGAAAAATAGTGCTATTACAGAAACTAATGTAGCAAACGCAGCCCCCATATAACTGTAATCAGGTATGAACACTACATTTAACCCTATATTCAAAATACAACAAATTCCAATAGTTAACGTATTTAACTCTTGCCTATTTACTGAAGTTAGTAGAGATGACTGAATTGAGTTTAATGAGTTAAAAATTATTGTACCAGATAGCATTTGTAATGCTATAATGGAACCCGAGAACTCTGAACTGTAAAGAAAATTAATAATATCTTTGGAAAGTAAATATATTCCAAACACTATTGGCAACATTAGTGCCAAGATATATCTCATGCTCATAAGGTAAGTGTTTTTAAGTTTCTCTTTATCAGAGAAATATTGTTTTGACATTACTGGCATGAGTGTTGAAGCTAAAGCACCTGGTAGGAAAAGCAGCGGATCTGTTAATTTATATGCAGCGGAGTAAATTCCTACAGGGATATCACCTTGATAAATCGACAACATCAAAACGTCAATACGATAATAGATAATAAAAAGACCATAGCCAATAACAAAAGGCAAGGCTTGCTTTATTAAATATTTTAAAGTGCCCAGGTTGAAATCTATATTAATTTTTATGAATTTTTTCGAGTACATATAATCTATTAAGGTCCGGAAAGCTTCAGAGAGTATAGAAACTAAAAAAATATTCATCAGAGTACCCTTATTGAGTATTATCAAAAATATTGATAATGCAAAAAAGCATTTAGAGATGATTAAAGCGATCGAAGAATATTCCATTTTAAGATTTGATTGGAAAAGGGACTCAATTAAATAACTAATTCCTTGAAATAATAATGTAATTGATACCAGATAGACATATATTACAGTATCGTAGGGATAATTTAAAATACGAATACCTGCTACCGCTAATAATACAGCTACAATAGAAGTCACTATTCTAATGTAAAAGGCATTATTGAATACAACATTAGTTGTTGAGGGATTTCTTGCAATCTCTCTAATAATTACCTGATCTAATCCAAATCCACTGATAAATGTGAAAAACATAAGATAAGTGGTTACAAAAGTATATTTTCCATAATTATTTACACCTAAATATCTTGCCAAGTAAACTGAAACGAAAAGAGCTATAAGCTTTACAACTATATTGCCAAATAAAATAAAGCTTGTATTTTTAGCTACGTCACGCGCTAGGCTCATAGTAAATACCTGTTATTAATATAATCTATGTCCAAGTTTTGTATCCTGGAAAAAAAACGAATGCAAATATAATATGCACACAGACTATACAATAATCTTAATAAAAAATATTTTCCTCTTTTTTTTATGAATAGCACACAAAAAAGCATATCCTGTAAAAACATCCCAATTTCACTCCAAAAAAATAATATATAATTAATAGGTTTGCCTAAATTTTTGGATACAAAATAAAGATTATATGCCTTTTCCATGATAATAGCTTGTTTTAGTGGTGTACCTTTATTAAAAGATCCTTTATACAATAATTTTGCTTTAGGTGCTAAATAAATTGACTGTGGATATTTCTTGTAAATCCTATAAGAAAAATCAACATCTTCACCATAACTGTACTTGATCAGGTTATTATCATATAAAAACTCATTAAACACTTTCTTTTTTACACTTGAGCATCCACCGCTGGCCCACTGACAATTAATTACTTTATCACAATATGAAGGAGAAACATTTTTTCCAGAAGGTAAAACTTTTTTCATATTTTTGGAAAAACTAAAGATATAAAAGAATTTAGAGTATAGGTTCCATATATTGTTCCACAATATAATTATATTACTTTTTGATATTTCTTTTGCAAGATTTCCCTGAACAATTAAAGCATTTGGACAATCAGAGTATATTTGGATAATTTCTTCAATATAATATGTATCAAATTTATCATCATCATCCAAAAAGAAAATGATATCGCCCTGGGCATTTTGCCCCCCAATATTTCTGGCAACAGATACACTATTTACATGATTTTTTAAGTATCTGATCTGAGTATTCGATTTGTTGTTAGAGTAAAATTGTAAAATGTCTTCTGTTTTACTATCGTTACCATTATCCACGACAATGATCTCATTTGCTGGAGTAGACTGATCTAACACGGACTCTACTGCAGATTTTAATTCCTCGCTCCTATTATATGTAGGAATTACAACTGATATTTTCATAATAAGTCCCATAAAAAGAGAAAATAAAATATTTTAATTCCATTTAAAATGAAATTACGAGGCTAATAAAAACTCTACTAAATTATTAACAACATTAAAGCTTCAGCTAACGGAATTAAACTTTAATCCACCTCCCCTTTTTAAAGTCATACTTCTTAATGACTCTAGCGGGAATGCCTACAGAAACTGAATATGGAGGTATTTCTGCTGAGAAATTACTATAATTGGCATATAAATATTGTGTTTTTTCTCTAATCGGAATATTCTATATACCAATAGATAGTAGAAAACTTTAATTTGATACTCATTGCCCAGTTAGCTTATATTTTTTGGCTATTGGCTTATTGGGTTGAAAATAATTGTTTAGTCAAATAGTTAGCATGTCTAAGAGGCTGTCTGAATATGCATTTTTCATTTGGATGAAGGCTTGATTTTAGCCAGTCGTTTACTCATTATACGGATCATAGCAGCATATATGAAGGCTTGACTTGATTCTGTCAATCCTTCATAATCTTTGCTCAAACGCCGATAACGCCCTCTCCATCCAAATGTACGCTCTACTACCCATCTACGAGGAAGTACTTGAAAACCTTTGACATCATCGTTACGTTTTACTATTTCCAAAACCCAACCACACGTTATCTTGACCCAATTAACCAGTTGACCAGCATAACCAGCATCAGCCCAAATAAGCTGCAATCAAGAAAAGGTCCCCTTAATTTGTTCCAGAACAAGTTTAACTCCATCCCGATCCTGGATATTGGTGGCATGAACTACAACCATCAATAGTAGCCCTGTTGTATCTACTATAATATGGCGCATAATATGACGCTTTCTCCCTTTTACTTTCTTTCCAGCATAATAACCACGTACTCCAGGTGTTTCTGTGGTTTTGACTGATTGACTATCCAAAATTGCTGCACTTGGCTCTGGTTCTCTGCCATTTGCAATTCTCAGTTCAGTTCTTAGCGCAGCATTTATGCGTTCCCAAATTCCGTAAAGATGCCAAAGACGGAAATAGTGGTAGACAATTGCCATGGTGATAATTCGTGTGGTAACATTCGCCAGGCACAACCAGAACGTAGCAAATAGAATATGCCATTTAATATTTCCTGATAGAGATGAACACGTTTTTTGCCGCGATTAGTTGGGGGATTTGGGATGTGAGGCTTGATTAGCTTCCATTCTCTATCAGATAAATCGCTAGGATAAGGAAGTCTTACAGTCTGTTCTGACCTTGACGAACAATCGTGTTACAGGTATTATTTAGTTTTAAGACAGCCTTTTAGATATTTATTACTTACTTTCAGCATGTCGACATTAGATATTTGAACATTTTTTCCAACACCGTTTTAGAGCATTAGATAACTCTAGACATTATGTTTAAAGCTGGATAACGTATGATCCAACTCTCACGACCTATATAAGCATGGAACCATTTTTTTCATTAAAGTTTAGTATGACGGATTCATAATTGGTTACATGTCAACCTATCAACTATACGCAATTACGAGGTATTTTTTTTTCAAAATCATTGTCATTATCACTTATTAAAAATTAAATGTCAACCAGTCGACGGTAAGAATATGGTTCATAGCATGGATTCTTGTCGCATCCCCCAAAAGTAGGATGAAGAACTTACTACTAGGAATTAATAATATTAACTAACATATTTATACAAAGAAGGCAGTTTATTGAATAATTTGAAATATTTAAATAGAGCAGGGGGAATAATATTGAAACTGGGGGATAAATTACAGGGAAATCTGTTATACCATACCCTAACTGTGTGTATAATGTTTTGTTTTTTTTTACCAGTTGCGTCTGCAAGTATAACATCTGATTCTTATTGGAACATAATAATTGTTCAAGATGAAACTCATGTAACCCTTACAGATATATCCAATAAATTAAATGATTCAAAACTAATAAAAAACTGGGGAAATGGCATTTGGACGGCTTCATGTATTTACTCAAAAAATTCTACAGTATATATAAATAATTCTGAAGTTACTGAATTAAGAATGACAGGACAAAAAGGATATACAAGAATTTTGTATGGATATAATAATAATGATAAGTTCAAAATACATGATGTTACAATAACCGGATGGAACGAAACTTCAAACACCTATGAACACAGAGGATCTATATATTTATACAATTCTGAATTATATAATACTAATTTTCAATATGCTGAAAGAATAAATATATACGGTGATATTCAGGGAATAATACATAATGTTACTACATATAAAACGAGGGATTTTTGGGTAGAGGGAATCAAAAATGGAGTGATCCATGATATATATATTCAAGATTCTTCTGGAAATAGTGGAGCTGCATTCTATGTGAAAAACACTATTGGAATGAATATCTATAATGTAAAAGTAAACAAAACAGACAGAGTGGGATTTTATGTATTTAATTCAACGGGAGGAACTTTCCATGACATTTCTACTTGGAGATCAGGGAACTATCTGACCCCGCAAACCGGATACGAAGGAATTGTATTTTCGTCAGGAAGATACAATTACGGATATAATTTGTCGGTTAATGATAGTGGATGGAGTAGTTTTTGTCCAGGTGGGGCAGAGGATGGTTCTACATTCCGTAATGTTTCTGTTTTCAATGCCGGCCATAATGGAATAGATATACATCCAGCTAGTAACATTTCTGTTTATGACTCTATTATTGGTCATTCACCATCTAATAACATATTGTTAACTAATGGGAATGGAGCCTTGGGAGGATGTAATAATATATATTTTGAAAATTTGACATTGTTGGGTGGAGGATTTCTTATAGGTGATGATGTTCATAATGTAACTGTTAAAAATTCAATTATCCAAGGAAATGGAAACACTGTATTCAACAGTTCTGAAATAAAGTTCCAAAACATGACCATAACAACACCCCCGGGTTATGCCATTGAAAATAATGTAATCAAATTCACTTACATAAAGGATGGTGCATATACATATAATGGAACAATTATAGATTCTTCCGTAGATAGGATTGATTCTAGTAAAGCTATTAATACACGGATAATAAATACTAATTTTTCAAGATTTTACAGTTGTAATGACGCTGGAATTTATCGATATCTTGACCTAATAATAGTAGATGGAACTGGAACTCAACTACCAGATGTGACTATCGATCTTGTAAATGAACAGGATGAAAGTAAGGCAAGTTGTGATGGAAATGGTATACAAAAGACTCATTTCCTTATGTATAATGGAAGAACATGCCTTCCTATAAATAATAGGGCAGAATCGCCAGCAATACTACATATACATTATGAAAATTCATCATATTCTGAAACATATTCCAGCAAAGCCACCATCACCACTCCAGACGGCCGCACTGTTTCTCTCTCAGGAATCATTCCTGACTCTTCCTGGTACCGCGAAGACCCAAACGTCCCGACCTACACCATAACAGCAATTATCCCGGAAGATTCAACCAGCCCGCAGATAATCGGTTTTGCTCCAAGCACGGAAAACCCGTTCAACCCCGGAGAAACTAAAAACTTCAGGGTCTGGACAGATGAGCCTTTGACAGAGATGGACTGGTATGTGGACGGAAAACTTGTGTCCGAAGGCTCCCTTAATTATACGTGGACTATAACAAAAGACGAATCAGTAATTAAATTTGAGGGATCAAACGCAAACGGAGATGTTAGCAAGAGCTGGGACGTCTGGGGGACTGGTAATAATTCGTCTGGTATGATTGTATTTTTTCCAGAAAATACTTTGCTCTTTAAGAATACAGGAGAGTCCGTATACTTCAATGTAAGTTCCAGCCGGGCTTTGATTGCAAACTGGTTCGTAGGCGGGAAAGCGGTCCTGAATGACAGCACATCCTTAACCTATAGTTGGGATACGGCAGGAGTATACGACGTTAATGTAAGTGGTTCAGCGGATACTGATAGCTTTTCGAATACCTGGAAGGTAAACGTGACAGAACCTGAAGAGCCGCCATCTGAGAACAAATCAATAATCATGATAATTCCCTGCGAGAACGTCGCACCTGGAGCTCAGTTTGACCTTGGCATAAAAATCGATCCCTCCACCTCAATAAACGGTGCACAGCTTGACATTCTATTCGACAGTTCAATGGTCTCAGCCAGCAGTGTAACCGAAGGAGATTTCTTCAAACAGAGTGGGTCATCCACTATTTTCAACAGTGGGGCTATCGACAACATTGCCGGAACAGTCATAAACATCTATGGCTACATCCTGGGCCCTTTAAATGTATCCACACCCGGGACTTTTGCAACCGTTAACCTGACTGCAGGAAACAGGACAGGAATAGCAGAGTTCAACCTCTCAAACGTGCTTATCAGTGATGCAAGTTCAAAATCAGCTCCTTATACCGTTACAAATACAAGCGTACTGATAGACACTGCTCCTGTAATGGACCCTATTTGCTACCTCAAATCGATTGATGAGAAAAGCGCTCTCACTTTTAAGGTAATTGCCAAAGATGCGGACGGAGACGAACTTATTCTTTCAGCTTCAGATCTTCCCGATGGGGCAGAATTCAACACAGAATCTGGGAATTTCAGCTGGATCCCGGCTGTTGGACAGGCTGGAGTTTACACGTTTACCTTTGAAGTGAGCGATGGGTACCTCACGGATTCGGAGAACGTCACGGTAACCGTGAACAAGTTAAATAACCCACCAGCCATTGATTCCTTCGAACCTCTGGACGGGTCGTCTTTCAGTGAAGGGGAAAGGATCGGGATTTCAGTAAACGCATCCGATGCGGACGGGCAGGCCCTCAACTACTCCATCGGGATTGACGGAATAGAATACAGCACTGAAAACACTTATGTCTGGGAAACCGACTATTCCAGTAGCGGGAATCATACAATTGAGGTGGCTGTAAGCGATGGAATTGAAAAAGTAACGGAGCAGAACAATATATACATAAACAACTATCATCCGCGCTGGGACGTAAACCAGGATGGGGTAGTAAACATCCTTGACATAACCATAATAGCTCAGAATTACGGAAGCACCAGTACAGTAAAGCCTTACCCACGCTGGGATGTGAACCAGGATGGAGTGGTAAACACACAGGACCTTACCCTGGCTGGGTACCATTTTGGGGAAACAGTAGTCTAAAAAAGAGTTCAAAAAAAAAGTTCAAAAAAAAGTTCAAAAAAATAAAAAATGTGAGGTAGGCACAAAACCTGTTTCAAAATTACTTACCTCACATAGCCATTTTTCAGTATTCACTTACTATATTCACTTACTATATTCACTTACTATTCACTTACTATTTTGAACTTATTGGCTGATTTGACTTATCTGGCCTTTGGCTTACTGACTGATTTGGTTTATCTGGCAGCCTAGCTTATTAAACCTATTTATTATCATGACTATAGTTTATCCGGCTAATAAAGACTGCAGGTTAATGGAAATAATGGATATAACCGTGGAAAGATAATTTTTTATACATAATAAGATAAATTACACAGTATGTCGAGAAAATATAAACTAACAGGAATCTGTTTATCTACAATGATTACAATTCTCTTAATATTCACTTTTACAGCATCTGCAGCCACCCAGGTAACTCTCCAGCCTTCATCTGAAGTAGTTGAATCAGGCAGCTCGGTAACTGTAGATATATTTGTGGATCCGGATACGGAAATTGCAGGCATGCAGTTCGACCTGAAGTTTGACAGCTCACTACTGCAGGTAACAAATGTGACTGAAGGTGACCTGTTTAAACAGAGTGGTACGGAAACTTTTTTTAACCCGGGACAGAATGATACGGAAACACTCAAAAACGTATACGGATGCATTCAGGGAATAGGAGAAGTTTCGACTTCCGGTATATTTGCAACAATGACGTTATCCTCAACTCCAGGTAAAAGAGATATGGCACAAATTTATCTTCAAAACGTTACTGTAAGTAGCCAGGAAGGAAATGCCGTGCAAACCAGTGTGAATAATACCAGCATTATACTCACGAAAACGAGAAATTATGATAACTTCCAGAATGAACTGATTCAAAGACTGGTAGAGGAACTGACCTTAAACAGGCAAAGTTATGCCTAAGGGTTTCGATGTTTTCGGCATAATATGCAATATATTATCGGATAATAAGTGTTGTCATCATACTAAGATAGATAAGAAAGAATAATAATCATATATGGCCAGTTTTTTAGACAGATATATATGATTTGTCATACAGATGAAAAACTATGTTTGGAAACAGCAGGAAAA
The Methanosarcina sp. WWM596 DNA segment above includes these coding regions:
- a CDS encoding flippase translates to MSLARDVAKNTSFILFGNIVVKLIALFVSVYLARYLGVNNYGKYTFVTTYLMFFTFISGFGLDQVIIREIARNPSTTNVVFNNAFYIRIVTSIVAVLLAVAGIRILNYPYDTVIYVYLVSITLLFQGISYLIESLFQSNLKMEYSSIALIISKCFFALSIFLIILNKGTLMNIFLVSILSEAFRTLIDYMYSKKFIKINIDFNLGTLKYLIKQALPFVIGYGLFIIYYRIDVLMLSIYQGDIPVGIYSAAYKLTDPLLFLPGALASTLMPVMSKQYFSDKEKLKNTYLMSMRYILALMLPIVFGIYLLSKDIINFLYSSEFSGSIIALQMLSGTIIFNSLNSIQSSLLTSVNRQELNTLTIGICCILNIGLNVVFIPDYSYMGAAFATLVSVIALFFIEFYFIYVNLSLHFVNVDLLKLFIASGVMGLTLIKFPSLNMFTLAFIGGIIYIVSIFSLNVFSKDDIQLLLKVLNHR
- a CDS encoding glycosyltransferase family 2 protein, coding for MKISVVIPTYNRSEELKSAVESVLDQSTPANEIIVVDNGNDSKTEDILQFYSNNKSNTQIRYLKNHVNSVSVARNIGGQNAQGDIIFFLDDDDKFDTYYIEEIIQIYSDCPNALIVQGNLAKEISKSNIIILWNNIWNLYSKFFYIFSFSKNMKKVLPSGKNVSPSYCDKVINCQWASGGCSSVKKKVFNEFLYDNNLIKYSYGEDVDFSYRIYKKYPQSIYLAPKAKLLYKGSFNKGTPLKQAIIMEKAYNLYFVSKNLGKPINYILFFWSEIGMFLQDMLFCVLFIKKRGKYFLLRLLYSLCAYYICIRFFSRIQNLDIDYINNRYLL
- a CDS encoding glycosyltransferase family 4 protein, coding for MDLLYFYPEKNDAPAKVGKSIIEELINYKDPLPVDKIKLIINKNENEAKQYNLESVTLLDILNYPNNYVIHIPISPNLMPNKKFLLHIYSIIKQKPLIIHYHGDFRKHIKMQLKYRHRLDYLTIPSAIFAPYLLKYTCQIVTHSYSLNDIIKKKYRVKNSIVIPNGIDNFWFYPLNDCNLSELNHIVTDDNFKIFFHGRLAPEKGIDLLIKAVSKFLKDKPKTVLYIAGEGEYKKGLIKLCEKLKIKDHVIFLGNLNRLDIKFILKNVDLAIYPSRFDTFCLAVMEAFACSNCPVCFSKNAGIYDFVVADGYQLKSFEPNVDDIVEILNSQYTGTDENLVTMQKKFAERYTWNHIIEKYVNLYESHSIQ
- a CDS encoding putative Ig domain-containing protein → MKLGDKLQGNLLYHTLTVCIMFCFFLPVASASITSDSYWNIIIVQDETHVTLTDISNKLNDSKLIKNWGNGIWTASCIYSKNSTVYINNSEVTELRMTGQKGYTRILYGYNNNDKFKIHDVTITGWNETSNTYEHRGSIYLYNSELYNTNFQYAERINIYGDIQGIIHNVTTYKTRDFWVEGIKNGVIHDIYIQDSSGNSGAAFYVKNTIGMNIYNVKVNKTDRVGFYVFNSTGGTFHDISTWRSGNYLTPQTGYEGIVFSSGRYNYGYNLSVNDSGWSSFCPGGAEDGSTFRNVSVFNAGHNGIDIHPASNISVYDSIIGHSPSNNILLTNGNGALGGCNNIYFENLTLLGGGFLIGDDVHNVTVKNSIIQGNGNTVFNSSEIKFQNMTITTPPGYAIENNVIKFTYIKDGAYTYNGTIIDSSVDRIDSSKAINTRIINTNFSRFYSCNDAGIYRYLDLIIVDGTGTQLPDVTIDLVNEQDESKASCDGNGIQKTHFLMYNGRTCLPINNRAESPAILHIHYENSSYSETYSSKATITTPDGRTVSLSGIIPDSSWYREDPNVPTYTITAIIPEDSTSPQIIGFAPSTENPFNPGETKNFRVWTDEPLTEMDWYVDGKLVSEGSLNYTWTITKDESVIKFEGSNANGDVSKSWDVWGTGNNSSGMIVFFPENTLLFKNTGESVYFNVSSSRALIANWFVGGKAVLNDSTSLTYSWDTAGVYDVNVSGSADTDSFSNTWKVNVTEPEEPPSENKSIIMIIPCENVAPGAQFDLGIKIDPSTSINGAQLDILFDSSMVSASSVTEGDFFKQSGSSTIFNSGAIDNIAGTVINIYGYILGPLNVSTPGTFATVNLTAGNRTGIAEFNLSNVLISDASSKSAPYTVTNTSVLIDTAPVMDPICYLKSIDEKSALTFKVIAKDADGDELILSASDLPDGAEFNTESGNFSWIPAVGQAGVYTFTFEVSDGYLTDSENVTVTVNKLNNPPAIDSFEPLDGSSFSEGERIGISVNASDADGQALNYSIGIDGIEYSTENTYVWETDYSSSGNHTIEVAVSDGIEKVTEQNNIYINNYHPRWDVNQDGVVNILDITIIAQNYGSTSTVKPYPRWDVNQDGVVNTQDLTLAGYHFGETVV
- a CDS encoding cohesin domain-containing protein, with product MITILLIFTFTASAATQVTLQPSSEVVESGSSVTVDIFVDPDTEIAGMQFDLKFDSSLLQVTNVTEGDLFKQSGTETFFNPGQNDTETLKNVYGCIQGIGEVSTSGIFATMTLSSTPGKRDMAQIYLQNVTVSSQEGNAVQTSVNNTSIILTKTRNYDNFQNELIQRLVEELTLNRQSYA